TGTGTGCCCGTTCACCGCAGCCATGGACCCATTTTGATAGTCTTTCCTCCGGGCAGATGCCTTTTTGTTGTAAGTCTGAGGAGTACAAGGGTAAATGAGATTTTAATAGGGTGGCCAAAATGACCACATGGGAGAGTAGGAGGGTGGGTAGGGCTACTTTCTAGCATAAACCACCTGACATTAGACACACTGatataaaaatccattttttgggaggggagggccctagtttcttttctttttaagttgtaGTGTAAAAAGATCTTTGAGGTCAATAACCAAACATGAAATTCTACTAGTTTCATTTGTTCATCCATCTGTCAAGGTTTAATACTGATCATAACAATACACCCTGGCCTTAAATAAGTTAGCCAATAAAGAGACCTGTTATCATGCTCTCCTTCAAGTATCGAgatgaatgagaaaatgaaaacactGGGGGGCAGGGTGTTGTTGTAGAGAATGTATGAGGCTTTGGATTATGGAAGATCTGGGTTTCAAACTATGTCTCTAATATCTGTAAgagtgactatgggcaaatcactatCCCCTGAACCTCAGGTTTCCTATCCataaaatattgataataatataaTTGCTTACAACAATAAGTAGTTCTCTGAGACTGTGAGTTACAAAGCAGGTGGTAgttgttgttttagtcatgtctgactctctgtgaccccatttggggttttcatgaccaagatactggaatgatttgccattttcttcttcagctcattttacagatgagaaactgaggcaaacagagtcaagtcacttgcccagggtcacacaactagtaagtgtctgaggctacatttgaactcaggaagatgagtcctcctgccTTCAGACCAGGTacgctatccactgagccaccgaGCTGCCCATACTGCAGGTACTGAGCTGCACTGGTAAAAGCTCTTTTCCTTACTGCAAgttccctgtatcaatgaaatcataaatctgacCCCCAAATACCTGTGATAGCTATATCAAAGGAACCTTGAAGGATCAGAGATCTGGTACAGGAAATGCACAATGAGAAATCTCCCTTTATCAGGGTGAATCTGTCCTGCTCTACAACTTAAAAGTCTTAGGTGGTTGCTCGGGAcactgagtgacttgtccagcatcccGCAGCTGGTGTGGCAGAGGTAGGGCCTGAACTatgaggctagctctctatccgCTGCATGAGACTGCCTCatcatcttttgttatctttaaaCGAGAGCGCAGTAAAGGCTATATACAACAAAATTTGAGACTTCATTAGGGTGCACATATTAAAGGATCATTTCCTATTAATCCCTGAGAACATGTGAATCTTCCACTGGTGAGCTCTGCAGTGCGGGAACTTAAGCCCTGGGTGGAAATCACTACATATCCTATAAAGGAGAGGTTCAGAAAGGAGTGCTCACTTATAAGCTAATCATTACATAACCTTCACGAAAtaggttttttaaaagtttctaatATGGATTCTCAGGTGAGCTCCCTGTAAAACATTTAGATTCAAAAGGTATTGGAGGACTGAGTCCTTCAAATAACCCTGGATATGCTACCAAAAATTACAACCAATAcaagttgttggtttttttttttaaaaagtgattttacCTGAATGTAGAAATTTGTGAAGAGGGTAATCAATGAAATCATGTAGCCAATTTGGAAGTATAACCAGCCCAGAGGGAACGCACAAGGCCACACAACACCACAGCTAGTCTGAATGATTGTCAACACAAACTGGAGCTgttgggaagaggagaaagagtgaGCATCATGACTTCCTTACAACATGATCTAGAACATAACGCGAGCAGAACTGCATGGACAAATGGAGCAAATCTTCTAAGGCTTTGCAACTGGAGAGAATAcgtaaactccttcagggcaggggtTGCATTCTATTTTGAATCTGTGTACCCACAGCACCCACGAGTAACAATGGTAATAAAAGCAGTAACAGTAGAAATAATAAACTAACATTTACATGGAGGTTTGCAGtggtatatgcatacatatacatacactgcacacacacacgtaccacatatgcacacatatatatacaaatatgtggtatatatgtttacacacatacacgccTCTGTATGTGTGGTATATGCATGTGGACACACATTtgatttgaatctcacaacagcCTCTGAGGTACCTGGCTCTTAGTTTATAGCAGGAGAGGAATGAATGCTTGATGAATTCATGAGAACATTTTGAGTaggtttagggttttttttaagggaaggaggaagggtacAAATGTGTCTGGAAATGGGTGATGTGTGGTAGCAGGAAATgtgaaaaacaaatcatagaaagttGCTGATTTCTCGtacttgtttatctcttttgggaaaaGGCACTGTCTGGTTTGAAAATTTTATGGGGAGGGAAGTTAAGTTAAATCCATGCACCACTTCTGATAAATAAGGCAAAGGCAAACCACACAAAGCAGCTCTCAGATAAAGTTAAAAAGTTGGCGACAGTATACTGCTGCTACAGAGAGTTTATATTCTGTCAAATTGATAACAGTGTAGGAGTGCAGTTCACTGCTTGAGATCTGAGAAGAGGTGGTTTTTGctgaagattattttaaaaaataatatacaagTCAATCTACTAAGAATAGTCctgaaaataaaaagatggaAATTAGGGGCAGGCCTTTCCTGCTCCTGAAAATATATGGTCCTCAATAAATGGAGTTTCCAATGGATCATTAGGAATTCTGTAAACTGGGCAGCCAGCCATTCTGATCTTTGTTCTTCTGGGTAACGTTGCACAACtaagtctatttttttctcttcaggttatcaaacaactaaaaaacaaGCATTTGTAAAGAACCAGTCCACTTTGTCCCTGGTACAGAGAATACAAAGATCAAAGCAatacaattcctgccctcaaggagcttatattccatcaGGGAagaacatatgtacatacactgTGTATCTAAAACATAGACAAAATAATCTAGGAGAGGAAGAGGCACTCTTGGCTGGGGCCCCTTATATATTTTGTACTGATttacattttttgtctttgtatttcataCAGTGCCTAACACAAAGTGGGTGCTGCATACCACAGAAAAGAACTGAGACACTAAGGAGACCCGTGATGAAGGCCTACTCTGAATAAAAATTCTatctaagaaaaatcttttaacaaTGACAAAGATTTCTCTGGAGAGCTCTTTATTAGCTTAGTTTATTTAACGTACACTGCTATCATCTCCTTCTTGTTTCACCTCCAGGCACCTGAGTAATGTTATGAATAATTACAGGTGGCGCatgttttccctcttcttccctcttctggcTACTTGAGGTCAGGAATATAATTTAAAACACAACGTGTGAACACGAAGTCTTTTCCACCCCTCCCTAATagctggagggatcaggaaagaacTCAGATTAGGAGAAAGGTGACCCTTAAAATGAACTCTGAAGGAGGCTGGGATCCTAACAAAGGAGTGCACTCTAGTCATGGGAGAGAATAAGTAAAGGTAAGGAGATAAAAGATGGAATGTTAGGTACGGGAAAGAATGAACAGGCACATTTGGCTGGAGTGGAGAGCACTTGAAGAGTGAAGTCAAGTACAGTGAGCCTGAAAAGGTACACTGGAGCCAGATGGGGAAAAGGATTTAAGACTATGTGAGAGTCTGGACAGACCACACACCTCTCCTCTCCTGGCTCCTTATATAAATACTCAGACTCTCAGATGTCTAACCACCACAGGTATTACACAGCTAACCTCTACTTGGAAGGATTGTATTCCCAGAGAGGGTGAGTTTCTCATAAGCTGCTGCAATAATACAGTTACCATCAATTTATAGGGGAGTCTAAGGAGACCAGTGATGCAGACTACTAAGTCTAAGGAGACTTAGTGAAAATGATCACTAAGCAATTCTTTGGGGAAGGTACGATAAGGAAGAAGCAGCAATCAACCTCAACCAGGTGTGTGGAGGGTTTTATTTTGTTCCCAACTTTGGGAGCAGGGTCATCATATTGACAAAGGGCTGCTGTGGCCAACATCACACCCCTGCATATAATGAGGCCCTCCACAAAAACATTTGCTGATTGAAGAGCCATTTAGCTCTCCTACTTTCAGGACAAACAGACAAGTTCTCAGCTGTCCGATTCACAAGAAATGTTCTGGTATTTGagcattccttccttctctgcttaGGCATGGAGCTTAAATAAAAGGATCATACattcagagctgagagggatttTAAAAGGTTAGGGAATCCAACCCCCtcgttttacagaggaagaagctgAAGCCTAAGCCTCTACACCTTGGATGCTgcacccccccaccccgcccctgCCCCAAGTGGCACTGAAAAGAAGAACAAGACAGACTGCCTTTCAGAGGAAGCCACATCCAGAAGAGGCCAAAATCACTCACCAGCTGTCCCTGAGTGATGTACTTCTTCCACCACAAATATGGGCGCATGGCTGGAACAGCAGACAGACCGTAGTAAGAATACATGAGGACGTGAATGAAACTGTTAAGGGTGGCACCAAAGTAAGCTGTAGAgattggaggggagggagagaaaagggaaggatgtGTCATCATGGTTGTCCACCTCACAGGTTAAAAAAAGTTCACAATGCTCAGGAAATGGACTAATATTTTAAATGTGTGACTGAACTGGTGGAAAGAGCATGAGGCCTCTAAACATCAGGGAACGAGATTTGAGATCTGATCTTACCCACAAAccaactctgggaaagtcacaaacTCGCtatgcctcagtatcttcatgtATCAACTGTAAAGAGTCATATATGCCAGACCCTGTACTTTCCTGAGTTTCTGAAAGAATTAAATGCAGTAACACACagaatttctttgaaaaatatgcAAGATGGAGTTATTGCAACGGGGAATTTAAAGCAGTTAAATTATGTGCAAAAATCAGCGTTGGCATAGTGGAAGCAACGATAAACTTAAGAGCTGAGAGACCTCGATTCTAGTCCCAACCCTGCTACCAACTGGGTGGGTGATCTCCAAGTAGTATTATTTTTTTGAGTCAGGATATAAGTATGACTGGGGCAAATCAAGGTAACTTCTCAATGCCTCAGTGTCcttaactgaaaaatggggataactttTCAATGACCTACTCCATGTGGTTGTTGCCAGGGGCTAGCTTTGCCAACCCTGAATTGTTGGAGAAATGCAAGTTGTTACTAATGACCACTGTCTCTCTGAAGTCTATTAAGCACATTTAATCAAAGTGTAGCACTATCAAAGGATCTCCTTTATGGAAAAGAGACAGTATGGTATGGTGGGAAAGGCAACGAATTTAGAGTCAGGGGACGCAAGTTCAATCCTaatcctgggcctcagtttccatgtctgtaaaaagagaggctgGGCCTGGATGACCTCTGAAGCCCCTTGAAGCTCTAAGGCTAAAGGTCCTATGAAAAATGAAGCCTAAAGAAATCAGCCAGACTGAATGGGCCAGAAGGTGCGCATCAAAATCCAGGGGGGTCGGTGGGGCAGGAATTTTTATTGAAGCCATTTGTTAAACCTTTTCGCCTACTGAGAATCCTATCAAGAATAGCTGTTTTGGGCTAAGAGAACTGGCGGAGCTCAAAAGGGACATTCTGAAGAGTGAGAATTAGAAGTTCTCTCAAACAAAGGCAGCGAAAGGCTCCCAAGCCTGCCATGTAAAAACAGGAGACTCTCCTTAGAtatttcatttccagttttcaaGTTTTGTCAGAAACAAAAACTATTTACATGCTAACCGAAAACAAAACAGATGATATCAATATATGTGAGGAGGGTGAAAAAACTGTGTGATAACAGCAGCTTTTATATACGGTGCTgcaaggtctgcaaagcacttcatacatGGTATTTCATTTAATCCACAAGACAATCCAGTGAGACAGATGTTGTGgttccattgtacagatgaggaaaccaaggccaagagagattaagtgacttgcttaaggtcacactgCTTGCCAAGAGCCTGGGACAggaagtccagtgctctacccactatgctACAGCTGAACTGGCCTAGAGGAAGAAGGGACTATGGTCAGTGTCTAGTCTAAACGTTTTCATCTGACAGACAGAAACTTAGGTCCAAGTGACATAAGCTCATAGAAGCATAGATTTAGGcgtggaagggaccttggaggacatctagtccaattactttattttacagagagagaaactgaggtccaccgTCTTAGGCTCATATGATCCTAGATTTAATGGTGGAAAGTAGTAATTgtgagagacaggatttgaatccagctccttTAACTTCAAACTTAGTGCTGTTTGGCCTACTCCTTTAAGAGAAACCCAAATAAGAGtttggagaggagggaaagaaaatccaTCAAATCACTTTAGAGAAAGTTTGAAGGGCTTAagcagaaggggaaagaggaagagaagtaaGACGGTTGGGAGATCCCAGACAGCAAGTACATAGCTAGCTAGTTGACTTAAGGGTAAGATTGTACCTCTCTTGAGTTCCCACTGTCACTGGTCCCCCAGTATTTTAAAATACCACTAGGGTGCCCACTGGGGCACCTTCTCCTATTCATCCCATTATACTAATTTGCCAAATAATTATgataagagggaggaaaaaaaagtagattcTGATGTCACCCTGTGTTCCTGGGCTACACAAACCTTTCTTATACAGATAAGACAACAAAGTCCAATTTCTCGAGTCACAGTCATTTTAAAGAGGCAGAGACAATCACCACTCACTCCGGGCCCCAAGATTCCGCCTGCCATCTTTGCATGTGAGTCTGATAAAGTCACTTCAGTCAGAATGATACTTACAGTGACCACAAGGCACCCAGTTCATGACAAACCACCAGATATTCAGCATGGAGGCGTGGTGGTACACATGTAGGACAGTGATCTGATGGTTGTTCTTCCGTAAAATAAAGAAGAAGGTGTCCATGAACTCAATGAGTTTGGAGAAGTAGTACCACCAGAGGACCCGGATGATCTAATGGGAATAAGACAATAACCATAACAAACACCCTTCATTTccatagagctttaaggtttgtaaagtgctttacaaatactaacgcatttgattctcacaactaccctggaGAGGTACGTATTTTtatcatccccatcttacagaggagaaaactaaggcagggagaggttaagtgacttgtctaggttcaGACAACGAGTaactgtctgagactagatttgaacgcaggtctacCTGACTGAGAATCTaggcaatggatagaatgctgggcctagagtcaggaagactcatctttcagacaattactaggtatgttactctgggcaagtaatttaattctgttcacctcactttccttatctgtaaaataagctagaggaggaaatggtgaaccacccagtgtctttgccaagaaaaccccaaatgggatcatgaagagtcagatgtagCTGGAAACAATTGAGCCACAACAAAACTTCCTGAccccactgtaccatctagttgcctctagGACAAGAAAGGacgggaaaagaagaaagaggattaAAGTCTGGTTTTGGAGTGTATTTCCAAAGCTGTCCTGTTGTGGACATACAAAGGGTCCCAAAAGTCACAGTGCATTTTAAGCTAAAGCTTATGATTTTTGGGATACCCTGAGTTTCTTAGCTTTTATTTAGCTAATTTCTTAGTTTAGTTTTAGCTTTGAATTTTTCACTTAAAACTGCCCTCTGACTTTCGGAACACCATGAATTTCTTTTTCGTCCTCAGAAGTTAATATCTAACAAAGACACAAAGGACTCTAATACATTTCACTGTGCCTTTAAAGCCCTGGGTTCAGAGGAGGGGAACAACTGAAGAATTACTGGAGCAAAGTGACCAGACTCAGTAGATGTTCATGTGAAAGGGAGTAAACACCATCAACAAAGCGTGACAGCTGCCAGAACCAAACCAAACCACCCAACCAACAAGCCTTAAGTCGCAGTAAGAGCCTAATGCCCAGAACGAAAAAGCtgatggctccagaggacagCTCTGCTCTGGGTAAAGACTGCAGTCATATACAGAAGGGAAATCAGAGGGCACCCAGACTGATCCCCTCACTCTGCAGGAAACTGAGAGGAGCAGTGATTTGCACCTCTCACAGATGATCTATAAGTGGCAGActcaggactggaacccaggtcctctgatggcAAATCTGGTTCTCTGTCCTATTATTAGTAGTCCTCAGAGTGCACTCTGCAGGTTCCTGGAGGAGGGGGTGGTGGTAGTTCCTAAGACCCTTTCAGGAAGTCTACAACACCAAAA
The DNA window shown above is from Notamacropus eugenii isolate mMacEug1 chromosome 2, mMacEug1.pri_v2, whole genome shotgun sequence and carries:
- the ELOVL5 gene encoding very long chain fatty acid elongase 5, with the protein product MEAFDASLNSYMQTWLGPRDSRVKGWFLLDNYIPTFVFSILYLLIVWLGPKYMQNKQPFSCRGILVVYNLGLTLLSLYMFYELVTGVWEGEYNFFCQDTRSGGQADMKIIRVLWWYYFSKLIEFMDTFFFILRKNNHQITVLHVYHHASMLNIWWFVMNWVPCGHSYFGATLNSFIHVLMYSYYGLSAVPAMRPYLWWKKYITQGQLLQFVLTIIQTSCGVVWPCAFPLGWLYFQIGYMISLITLFTNFYIQTYNKKASARRKDYQNGSMAAVNGHTNSFSPLENNVKPRKQRKD